The bacterium genome window below encodes:
- a CDS encoding type II toxin-antitoxin system RelE/ParE family toxin produces the protein MIKSFKCADTEALAGGNAVKRFANIAAVARRKLRQLEIAERLEDLRVPPGNRLEALKGNRAGQHSIRVNDQFRVCFRWTAAGAEDVEIVDYH, from the coding sequence GTGATCAAGTCCTTCAAGTGCGCCGACACAGAGGCCTTGGCGGGCGGCAACGCGGTCAAGCGGTTCGCGAATATCGCCGCCGTAGCGCGCCGCAAGCTGAGGCAGCTGGAAATCGCCGAACGGCTGGAAGACCTGCGTGTACCGCCCGGCAATCGACTTGAAGCCCTGAAAGGGAACCGCGCCGGCCAGCACAGCATCCGCGTCAACGATCAGTTCCGCGTGTGCTTTCGCTGGACGGCCGCCGGCGCCGAGGATGTCGAGATCGTCGATTACCATTGA
- a CDS encoding integron integrase — protein MDAKTSQSPKLLDQVRGKIRLKHYSIRTEQAYVDWIRRFILHFGKRHPRELGAAQVEQFLTHLAVAGNVAASTQNQAKSALLFLYREVLEAELPWLDNVERARAPKRLPVVLTREEVAAVLSRLSGTHWLIASLLYGAGLRIMEALRLRVKDVEFSRKEILVRDGKGFKDRVTMLPAALAAPLAEHLKRVKALHGQDLAAGRGAVFLPHALERKYPGAARDWGWQYVFPSANLSEDPRTGIVRRHHLQDQAVQRAMRQAVRDAAVDKPATPHTLRHSFATHLLEGGYDIRTVQELLGHADVSTTMIYTHVLNRGGRGVTSPLDRV, from the coding sequence ATGGATGCAAAAACGTCTCAATCGCCCAAGCTGCTGGATCAGGTGCGGGGCAAGATTCGACTGAAGCATTACAGCATCCGCACCGAGCAGGCGTATGTGGATTGGATTAGACGATTTATTTTGCATTTCGGCAAGCGGCACCCGCGCGAGCTCGGGGCGGCGCAGGTGGAGCAGTTCCTGACGCACCTGGCGGTGGCGGGCAACGTGGCGGCGTCGACGCAGAACCAGGCGAAGAGCGCGCTGCTGTTTCTCTATCGCGAGGTGCTGGAGGCGGAGCTGCCCTGGCTCGACAACGTCGAGCGCGCGCGCGCGCCGAAGCGGCTGCCGGTGGTGCTCACGCGTGAGGAGGTGGCGGCCGTGCTCTCGCGCCTCTCCGGCACGCACTGGCTGATCGCCAGCCTGCTCTATGGCGCGGGGCTGCGCATCATGGAGGCGCTGCGCCTGCGCGTGAAGGACGTGGAGTTCTCCCGCAAGGAAATCCTGGTGCGCGACGGCAAGGGCTTCAAGGACCGCGTCACCATGCTGCCGGCGGCGCTGGCGGCGCCGCTCGCCGAGCATCTGAAGCGGGTGAAGGCGCTGCATGGGCAGGATCTTGCCGCCGGGCGCGGTGCGGTGTTCCTGCCCCATGCGCTGGAGCGCAAGTATCCGGGCGCGGCGCGCGACTGGGGCTGGCAGTACGTGTTCCCCTCGGCCAATCTCTCCGAGGATCCGCGCACCGGCATCGTGCGGCGCCACCACCTGCAGGATCAGGCCGTGCAGCGCGCCATGCGCCAGGCGGTGCGCGACGCGGCTGTCGACAAGCCGGCGACGCCGCACACCCTGCGCCATTCCTTCGCCACGCACCTGCTCGAGGGCGGCTACGACATCCGCACGGTGCAGGAGCTGCTCGGCCACGCCGACGTCAGCACGACGATGATCTACACCCACGTATTGAACCGCGGCGGCCGCGGCGTGACGAGCCCGCTCGATAGGGTTTGA
- a CDS encoding HigA family addiction module antitoxin, with protein sequence MRKLKPVTPGELLLEEFLKPMGISQYRLAKEIGVPAQRIGEIVAGRRAITADTDLRLCRFFGLSNGYWLRAQAAHDTEVAERALGAKLLKIVPWSGAEHGGHTLTRA encoded by the coding sequence ATGCGCAAACTCAAACCCGTCACGCCCGGCGAACTGCTGCTCGAAGAATTCCTCAAGCCGATGGGCATCAGCCAGTACCGTCTGGCCAAGGAAATCGGCGTGCCGGCGCAGCGCATCGGTGAAATCGTCGCCGGCCGCCGCGCCATCACCGCCGACACCGATCTGCGCCTGTGCCGCTTTTTCGGCCTGTCCAACGGCTACTGGCTGCGCGCCCAGGCGGCGCACGACACGGAAGTCGCCGAGCGCGCACTCGGCGCAAAGCTGCTGAAGATCGTGCCCTGGTCCGGCGCCGAACACGGCGGCCACACGCTTACGCGGGCTTAA